A section of the Mastomys coucha isolate ucsf_1 unplaced genomic scaffold, UCSF_Mcou_1 pScaffold15, whole genome shotgun sequence genome encodes:
- the LOC116092087 gene encoding olfactory receptor 1044-like, with protein MAQINCTQVTEFILVGLTDREELKMPLFVVFLFIYLFTAMGNLGLILVIRTDARLNTPMYFFLSNLAFVDFCYSSVITPKMLGNFLYKQNMISFNACAAQLGCFLTFMVSECLLLASMAYDRYAAICNPLLYMVTMSPGICIQLVVVPYSYSFLMALIHTLLTFRLSYCQSNIINHFYCDDMPLLRLTCSDTHYKQLSILACAGITFISSVLIVSVSYMFIISAILRMRSAEGRRKAFSTCSSHMMAVSIFYGTLIFMYLQPSSDHSLDTDKMASVFYTVIIPMLNPLIYSLRNKDVKDALKKVMDNRNQTSIFKELRK; from the coding sequence ATGGCTCAAATAAACTGCACCCAGGTGACAGAGTTCATTCTTGTGGGCCTCACAGATCGCGAGGAGTTAAAGATGCCTCTCTTTGTGGTATTCCTATTCAtctatcttttcacagcaatgggcAATCTGGGACTGATCTTGGTCATTAGAACAGATGCAAGACTCaacacacccatgtacttcttcctcagcaacctggcttttgttgatttcTGCTACTCATCTGTCATTACACCCAAGATGCTTGGGAATTTCTTATACAAGCAAAACATGATATCCTTCAATGCATGTGCTGCCCAGTTAGGCTGCTTTCTCACATTTATGGTATCAGAGTGCTTGCTCCTGGCTTCCATGGCATATGATAGATATGCAGCCATTTGTAACCCTCTACTCTATATGGTCACAATGTCCCCTGGAATCTGCATTCAGCTTGTAGTTGTGCCCTATAGCTACAGTTTCCTCATGGCATTGATTCACACTCTTTTAACCTTCCGCCTATCCTATTGCCAGTCCAATATCATCAATCACTTCTACTGTGATGACATGCCCCTTCTCCGGCTAACTTGCTCAGATACTCACTACAAGCAGCTGTCTATTTTGGCCTGTGCTGGAATCACATTCATTTCTTCTGTTCTGATTGTATCTGTATCCTACATGTTCATTATTTCTGCCATTCTGAGGATGCGCTCAGCTGAAGGAAGACGTAAAGCCTTTTCCACCTGCAGCTCTCACATGATGGCTGTGAGCATATTCTATGGAACTCTTATCTTTATGTACTTACAGCCAAGTTCTGACCACTCTCTCGATACAGATAAGATGGCCTCTGTCTTCTACACAGTGATCATCCCCATGTTGAACCCTTTGATCTACAGCCTCAGGAATAAGGATGTGAAAGATGCCCTGAAGAAAGTCATGGACAATAGAAACCAGACTTCAATATTTAAAGAACTAAGGAAATGA